The window AGGTGCCAGCCGACACCGGTGAGCATCACAAGGGTCGGGTCGGGCAGGTGATGGAAAGGTGAGAGGGCAGCGCTACCGGGTATCCGCGTGGACCTGGACGCAGGGCTGAAGACTAGGGCTACTGGAGATCCAGGCATTGACCCCGCAGCGCCGTGGCCTCGCAGCTGCAGTACCAGAGGTGTCTCGAGGGGAGAAATCGGGTTCACATTTAATGATGTATTCGGATAGTGGGGCGGGAAAGGACTTTTTGGGTCTTCGGGAGGAAGATGGCCCCGGGGCGCGGACGGGGTTGCATCGCCAGGGGCCGGCTGTGGGAGCGGAGGCGAGCCCCAGCAGGCGATCGAGAGAAGCTGGCGACAGCCCCAGAGTTGGGGAGGGGCACTGGAGGCGGCTGAGTGGGTATGCAGGCCTCCGCTACCTGCTGGTAGCCCTAGCTCCGTGCGCCGCCGCACGTAGCCCGTGACTCCACCCCGCGCCTTGCTCGGCGGGCCTAGAGCCCCCGCCGCGCTGCTTCGGCCTCCGGAGCTGCGCGCTCTGATCCTCTGCCCTCCGCAGACTGGGTGAGCCCTGCCTTCCGTAGAAAGTGGCTGAGCAGGTGCCAAACAGGCTGAACCTTTGGGAACGAGGGCTTTCTCCAGCCTAGAACCAGGAAAGCGCCGGGCCTCTTTGAGGCTGGTCAGCTCCCTGCCACCCACCGATAGAATGCTATCTTCAGTGCTTCCCATCCACCTACATCACAGAACCCAGGCCTGATCAGAAGAGGCATTCCCTTCTGGTTTATTTCTCAGAGACCCCAATATCAATCACAGGAGCTGGCCCCTCTGCTTTTGCTAAAAACCTTGCCTTGCCTATACAAGGTGGGAATAAGCTATTTTAGAGGGGAGGCGGGGTTGGCCCCCAGAGAATGCTGAGTCTAGGAGGTGCCCAGGCCCAGAATAGCCCGGGGAAATCAGAGCCACAGCTGTTAAAAGAGCAGAGGGCAGGGCCATAGTCTCTCAGGCATCTGGAAGACTCTAGGAGTTGGAAACGGGCCCAACCTGGGATTTGGACCAAGATCATCTTGCTGGggtgcaaagggaaggaaagcagaaCTAAGAGAGCTGGTGAAGGCCAGGGGGTTCCAGAGCACTGGATGGAGTAAGGAGAATGAAGACTGCTTTGTGATTTCATCCTCAGAGGTGGTTTGTGCACCCCCCACCGCCTACATTGACTTCGCCAGGCAGAAGCTAGATCCTAAGATTGCTGTGGCTGCCCAGAACTGCTACAAAGTGACTAATGGGGCCTTTACTGGGGAGATCAGGTGAGATGCAGGTGGGAGAAGGGTGTGTGGGAATCCATCCTTCACTTTCCTCATTGAGTGGAAAGCCATAGGTGGGCTACCTGTAGAACTGTGGTTTCATCTCTTCCCATAGCCCTGGCATGATCAAAGACTGTGGAGCCACATGGGTTGTCCTGGGGCACTCAGAGAGAAGGCACGTCTTTGGGGAATCCGATGAGGTTAGTAACCAGCAGAAAATACAAGAGATTCCTTATTCCAAGAGTGGTGTCTCACCAATTCTGTTCCTCAACAGCTGATTGGGCAGAAAGTGGCCCATGCCCTGGCGGAGGGACTTGGAGTGATTGCCTGCATTGGAGAGAAGCTAGATGAGAGGGAAGCCGGCATCACTGAGAAGGTCGTTTTTGAACAAACCAAGGTCATCGCAGGTATCTTGGAAGGGGCCTATGAGCCTAGCCAAGGCCAGAAAGGCACAGAGGGTGGGGTCAGACGCCCTGCAGACTGTCTTTATTCACATGCTGAtacagaaaagggaaggggaagattTCAGAACCTTTGCACTCTCTGTCACTTCTGCTCCTGCCCCATGGTATTGATGCCTCTTGGAGTTCCCTAGATAACCACTAGGGGACAGCAagcctccctcttcttttttccctAGGTACTGAGCTGGATAGTTCCTGTTCACCCTTTCATCTGTAATCTCTGTCCCACAGATAACGTGAAGGACTGGAATAAGGTTGTTCTGGCTTATGAGCCTGTGTGGGCCATCGGTACAGGCAAGACTGCAACACCCCAACAGGTAACTAAGCCCAGAAGCCCCACCTTCATCCTACCCTGCCTGGGTAGAACTGGACAGCGGAGACCATCTGGGCCAAaccctcatttttaaatttttttttttttacagagacagagagtgagtcagagagacggatagacagggacagagagagatgagaagcatccatcattagtttttcattgcacgttgcaacaccttagttgttcattgattgctttctcatatatgccttgaccgtgggccttcagcagaccgagtagccccttgctggagccagcgaccttgggttcaagttggtgggcttttgctcaaaccagatgagcccgcgctcaagctggtgacctcggggtctcaaacctgggtcctctgcatcccagttcgacgctctatccactgcgccactgcctggtcaggcccaaacccTCATTTTAAAGACAGGAGCCTTCAAGCCCAGAGAATGAGAATGATTTGTTCAAGGACATCCATTCCAGAGCTTGGagttggggctgggggtgggtgtcAGAGCCCTGGTGTTCTGACTCGGATCCCAGGGTTTCTGGGGTTCCCTGAAGCCAGACTGCCTCTCCAATAGTgcccataattttgttttgtttttttcttgagggAAAGgcagagtcctttttttttttgtatttttctgaagttggaaacggggaggcagtcagacagactcccgcatgcgcctgacgggatccacccagcccgtccaccaggggggcgatgctctgttgcaaccagagccattctagcacctgaggcagaggccacagagccatcctcagcgcccgggccatccttgctccaatggagccttggctgtgggaggggaagagagagacagagaggaagaagagggggaggggtggagaagcagatgggctcttctcctgtgtgccctggccgggaatcgaacctgggactctggcacgccaggccgacgctctaccactgagccaaccagccagggcaaggcagAGTCTTAACTTAGTCTGGCTTCTTGTTGTAGGCCCAGGAAGTACATGAGAAACTCCGGGGATGGCTTAAGTCCAATGTCTCTGATGCAGTGGCTCAGAGCACCCGCATCATTTATGGAGGTGAGTGGGTTCGGCTCCAGCCTGAGGTGGGGTGGGCTGAGAACTAGACTGAGCCCTCCTTAGATGTAGAGGTGGGAATGGAGTATGTATGCCTATCCCATCCCTGATCTTTCGCTTTTCCCTTTCCCTTGCCAGGTTCTGTGACTGGGGCAACCTGCAAGGAGCTGGCAAGCCAACCTGATGTGGATGGCTTCCTTGTGGGTGGTGCATCCCTCAAGCCTGAATTTGTGGACATCATCAATGCCAAACAATAAGCCCCATCCATCTCCCCTACCCTTCCTGCTATGTCAAGGAGTATGAAGCTCAGAAGCCCAATAACTGCTCTTCCCtgcgcccccccccgcccccctgcaCATGCTCCTGATGGTATCACCTGCTCCTCCTGTGGCCTAATCCATACTGTACCTCTCCTTACCATTTACACATTACCCTGTAATGGTTGGGACCAGGCCAATCCCTTCTTCACTTACTATAATCATTGGAATGAAACATCTCACCAAGGTGGGTTTTCCTTGGCTGAGAGGTGGAAGGGGTGGAGTTTGCTTATGGGTCCCCTCAGTCCCCAGTGCAGGCAGGAAAGAGAAGGCAGGAAAGAGAAGCTAtcctcccctctcccatctcGCACCATGGAGCCAAGGACTGGGAGAGAGCTCTGTCCTCCCATCAGAGGCCAGGGGCACTTCTCTCATCTCTGGTGCCAATGCCTGTGTAAGGTGTGTATGTGAGCAGTCCCACTAGGTGGGGTGAAGGGGGGAATAAACACGTGGCCCTAAGTTTTGTGGTTCATACTTCTTTACTATGCTTATTACCacattatttctctttcctaaaacaacaaaaaaccacaaaCAGGTTTTTACAACAGCATctctcttattattattacttgaaAAAAAGTCTTGCGTACCAGGGTGCCACAGCTTCAAATAACAGCTCTCTCTCTTCACCCCCAGGTTGGCTCTGAGGCTGTTGAGCTCCCCAGAACTTGGGTTGGGAGAAGAGGCCCAGCCCCACTGGCTTTAAGTAGCTGGTCTAAGCCAGCagtgcctcctcccagccctgaagAGGGTAGCATCACAGGGTCACTGGTAGAGCACGTAGCGCTTCATGGCAGGCGGCAAGGGCAGGGCAGATACCTGGCCCAGCCGGGTAGCCCCCAGTACTCGGCGCAGGCATAGTCGGCTCAAGTGCCGAAGGGAGTATGGCTCCgctgggagagagaaggaagggaaggtaaGTAGGGGTGCAGCAACCAGCCAGACATCTTCAAACTCTAGGGTTCCCTTCTACTTTCCTGTTCTGAGTCTGCTCCTACCTTGGTTGAGAGAGAGATCTAAGGCACCCTGAAGTTCTGCATCTGCTCTTAGGTGGGAGGCATCACATACTCCCACTCAGAGCTGGGGGTGAAACTCTAGCCAAGGTCCTCAAAGCAACAGGCCAAGATGCTCTGATGGTAATGGGCTCGGGCTTTGACTCCAGAGAGGCCTTGGGAATGGGGCTGATGAGATGAGGAAATGGCCCCCCACAACAGCTCACCATGGGTGATGGGAGGAGAGGTATCCAGCCTCTGCTAAGACTACAACTGCAGAGAACAGTTAAGTTCAATCTGCTCCAAGCCCTGGCCCCATTGTTTCCCCCAAGGAGGCCCCTCCCCTGCAGCCCCATCCCAAACCCTGCCTTCACTGCTCTCCTTCCAAGTGCCAgtagagtggggggaggagaaagccTCAGGGGCTTCTTCCTGGGGTTTGACAGAGGAAGTTGGTAAGTATGTGTCAGGTCAGAGCCCAGGGAATGGTACACACCCTGGGTGCCTGGTACTACCTGTCCTCTTTTGAACTTGTACACCTAGGCCAGTATCCATTTAACACTTTGCAACTCTGCTCCCGGAGCTGATAGCTCCTGTAAAGTCCTAACCCCTGGGGTGCCTCCCTCCATTCTGGGGGCTCACTACTTCCTTTGCCTCTATTGCTATTGGGAGGATTAATTTAGGCAACAGCTGTGAACATCGTTAGCCATTCCACACACTTAAGTGGCAGGGAGGCAGGTCAGATGAAGGCTCTTTCCCTCTACTCTTGTAAAGGCGTTGAGTTTCCAACCCAAACCACAGCCACCAGTGACaactccccacacacacacctaccccAGGCCTCACCTCTCCTTTCGCCCAGGTAGCTGATGCGGACCTGGCACTGGCCCCAAACAGCGCTTACTGCCGGATAAAGGGTCCTGCCCTTCAGTCCATGGAAGGCTGGCCCCAAGTAGGTGCCCCCAATAGCGTAGCCCAGAGTTCCCTCCTCCATGTCCAGAACCACCAGCAGCTTCTCTGGCACCTCCAGCTGCTCACCCTGAGGTCTGACTGGATATTGGGGGGCCCCGGGCCCCATGCTCTGATGGTACAGTCTTCCCCGTCCAATGTCCCAGCCCCACGACTCGCTGTTGCTGCCCAGCAGCGCGGCATAGTGGTCAGCCCGCAGCGGGGCGAGGGCCGTGGCCACACCCACCACGGCGTGGGTGCCCCTTTGCTCCCGGGGCCAGCTGATTTCCCAGGCGTGCAGGCCCCGCGAGTAGCCCCTCTTACCCCGGGCCCCATCAGTGCTCTGTGCTACGGGCCGCCGCTCAAAGCACAATCCCCCTTCCTTGACCTCTATGTTCTCTGAGCAGTCCTTGGGGTTCCATCCGTGGCGCCGCTGGGCCCCCAGGTCAGTAGGAGCAGAAAGCAGTTCCTCCAGGCCTTCGGGACAGCAGTGGTCAGGGTACGGGGCCTGTGGGGTAGGGGTGCTGCTGATGCCCCCTGCCAGAGCCGTCTGGCCCATGGAGGTGAGAAGCTGGAGGAGACCCCGAAAGAGTCTTGCTGGGGCGTCTCTTTTATTCTGCAAGTTGCGCTCCGGTTCGGGACTGAcctgggaggagctgggagagaAAAGGGTGTAAAATGCGGGATCCTGGCAGGGGCTCCTCACCCACGCGCCCCATCCTTTCACCCCTTTGCCCACTGCCCCGCTGCTCCCTCTTCACGTTCCCAAGCTCGTCGCCCCATCACCTCGCTCTCTTTCCCAGCTGTCCCTGGCTCCCGAGATTCTCGAGAGTTCGCCCCCTTCGGGACTCTCCAGGGGCCGTCCCCGTCAGCCGCCCCGTGCCCACGTCACCGGTGGCTCCCGAACCTCGCTTAGCTCCCCAAGCCGGGAGGATGCTGGGTCTAACAAGAGACCCAGCGGAGAGTCACCGAAGCGCAGGCCGCCGGCCGCTTCCGCTCCAGCTCCACCCCAGGCTTTGTCCCGCCCAAGTCCCCGCCCCTCGGGGCCTTCCCGGATGTTGAGCCGTCTTGTCATCGCGCCAGGTCGCGCCCGCACCAAGGCCACGCCCCCGCGAGGGAATCCCTCTCTAGCAGCACTTTGGGATCCTGGAGGGCTGTTCTCCATGGTCAAAACCTTTgagccaaaagaaagaaaaaagaacaacaacaaaaaaaaacctttgagcCACCTGGACAACTAACTCCTGAGCTTCTAGATATGAGGCGCATGGGGTCAAGGGGGTTCTTCCATAGTGCTGACCTCTATTTCCGTGGTCCTGTGATTCTGGGTCACTGTTTCTGGGCAAGCCTTTTCCTGATCTTTGTGAGTCAGCCTGTTCTATGcctgaggttcttttttttttttttttaactgtcattttttatttattcattttagagaggagagggagagacagagagagagagagagagagagagagaggaggggggttggagctggaagcatcaactcccatatgtaccttgaccaggtaagcccagggtttcgaaccggcgacctcagcatttccaggtcgacgctttatccactgcgccaccacaggtcaggcctatgccTGCGGTTCTTGAACCCTGTGTTTCCAGCTCTGAAAAGTGGGTGTCATGGGTCTCTATGCTGTTGTAGTCTTCATCCTGAATGCCCATTCATTCCTAAACTAGGTTTCATTTGAGAGAGTTTAGTGGTTAAGATCttggttgtggccctggccggttggctcagcggtagagcgtcggcctagcgtgcggaggacccggggttcgatccccggccagggcacacaggagaagcgcccatctgcttctccacccctccgccgcgctttcctctctgtctctctcttcccctcccgcagccaaggttccattggagcaaagatggcccgggggctggggatggctctgtggcctctgcctcaggcgctagaatggctctggtcacaacatggcgacgcccaggatgggcagagcatcgccccctggtgggcagagcatcgccccgtcgccccctggtgggcgtgccgggtggatcccggtcgggcgcatgcaggagtctgtctgactgtctctccctgtttccagcttcagaaaaatgaaaaaaaaaaaaaaaaaaagatcttggtTGTGAGTGAAACTGTGCTActaattagctgtgtgaccttggggaggtTCCTAAACTTCTCTGAACCTGTTTTATCTTATGTAAATGCGAACAATGATGGTAtgtacctcacagggttgttgtggaGTTGAAATAATTCAGTTAAAGCACTTAGTATGGAGCCAAGTACTTAGTACACACTCACTAAGCATAGCTATTATtgtgaagggttttttttgttttttttgtatttttccgaagttggaaatggggagagacagacagactcccgcatgtgcccgaccgggatccacccggcacgcccaccagggggcgacactctgcccaccagggggcgatgctctgcccatccggggcgtcgctctgtcgcgaccagagccactctagcgcctggggcagaggccaaggagccatccccagcgcccgggccatctttgctccaatggagccttggctgcgggaggggaagagagagacagagaggaaggagagggggaggggtggagaagcagatgggcgcttctcctgtgtgccctggccgggaatcgaacccgggacccctgtacgccaggccgacgctctaccactgagccaatcggccagggccggggggtttgttttgacagagacggagagagggacagatagggacagacagatggaaagggagagagatgagaagcgtcaatttttcattgtggcaccttagttgttctatgattgctttctcatttgtgccttggcctggggactacagcagagtgagtgaccccttgctcaagccagcg is drawn from Saccopteryx leptura isolate mSacLep1 chromosome 1, mSacLep1_pri_phased_curated, whole genome shotgun sequence and contains these coding sequences:
- the SPSB2 gene encoding SPRY domain-containing SOCS box protein 2 isoform X1, with translation MQNIVNSKETHPLEAKVGGQGVKISSSSQVSPEPERNLQNKRDAPARLFRGLLQLLTSMGQTALAGGISSTPTPQAPYPDHCCPEGLEELLSAPTDLGAQRRHGWNPKDCSENIEVKEGGLCFERRPVAQSTDGARGKRGYSRGLHAWEISWPREQRGTHAVVGVATALAPLRADHYAALLGSNSESWGWDIGRGRLYHQSMGPGAPQYPVRPQGEQLEVPEKLLVVLDMEEGTLGYAIGGTYLGPAFHGLKGRTLYPAVSAVWGQCQVRISYLGERRAEPYSLRHLSRLCLRRVLGATRLGQVSALPLPPAMKRYVLYQ
- the TPI1 gene encoding triosephosphate isomerase; its protein translation is MAEEAGFCLTALYISGQWPRLRGDPDLQCVGSSTMAPSRKFFVGGNWKMNGRKTTLGELISTLNAAKVPADTEVVCAPPTAYIDFARQKLDPKIAVAAQNCYKVTNGAFTGEISPGMIKDCGATWVVLGHSERRHVFGESDELIGQKVAHALAEGLGVIACIGEKLDEREAGITEKVVFEQTKVIADNVKDWNKVVLAYEPVWAIGTGKTATPQQAQEVHEKLRGWLKSNVSDAVAQSTRIIYGGSVTGATCKELASQPDVDGFLVGGASLKPEFVDIINAKQ
- the SPSB2 gene encoding SPRY domain-containing SOCS box protein 2 isoform X2; this encodes MGQTALAGGISSTPTPQAPYPDHCCPEGLEELLSAPTDLGAQRRHGWNPKDCSENIEVKEGGLCFERRPVAQSTDGARGKRGYSRGLHAWEISWPREQRGTHAVVGVATALAPLRADHYAALLGSNSESWGWDIGRGRLYHQSMGPGAPQYPVRPQGEQLEVPEKLLVVLDMEEGTLGYAIGGTYLGPAFHGLKGRTLYPAVSAVWGQCQVRISYLGERRAEPYSLRHLSRLCLRRVLGATRLGQVSALPLPPAMKRYVLYQ